A window from Bacteroidota bacterium encodes these proteins:
- a CDS encoding T9SS type A sorting domain-containing protein encodes MRKISAIARALIFLVLFNYTAKSQIGYQTIVATGIVNPIDIAIPPNASPANGSTRIFIAQQNGFIQLWNGTSLSGLVDLSTVIAQGSERGLLSMTFHPSYNGTTNRDFFVYYTRSSDGGLTVARYRTHPTDPNAIDPAGGTVLITPIDHSSFDNHNGGDLNFGPDGFLYLTTGDGGGGGDPAENAQNPASLLGKLLRIDVNATIPITPTVVDIGLRNPFRWSFDKNTGDAWIGDVGQGAWEEINIKPAGSSGLNFGWDCYEGNTPFEITADCPAIGSITFPSHVYANPGGASVIGGFVYRGTEIAALQGSYIATDYSSGNIFRRSPGGIWFTQPGGQAGISSFGEAPDGTLYAVSQFSDDLYKVIVTGVLPVKLINFSGKRNDNISELSWKTATEQNTARFRIEFSTTASNFQNAGIVIASRDPNGSNYSFQHRFNTNSDLYYRLAIEEDDGQIAYSSIIRLSSGKKGFKIYPTVIKNGILNIKTEIPASKLQILSANGAMVFKKELNAFTGTTAISIPQFSKGIYIVQVHTGDGIKREKIIIE; translated from the coding sequence ATGAGGAAAATTTCTGCTATAGCCAGGGCTCTCATCTTCCTCGTTTTATTTAATTACACAGCAAAGAGCCAGATCGGTTATCAAACTATTGTTGCTACAGGTATTGTCAATCCCATCGATATAGCGATCCCTCCGAATGCAAGTCCTGCAAACGGAAGTACAAGAATATTCATTGCGCAACAAAATGGATTTATCCAACTGTGGAATGGAACATCACTTTCAGGCCTTGTGGATCTCTCTACGGTTATTGCTCAAGGCAGTGAACGAGGCCTGCTAAGCATGACATTTCATCCTTCTTATAATGGAACCACTAACAGAGATTTTTTTGTGTATTACACCCGCAGTTCTGATGGCGGTCTTACTGTTGCCCGGTATAGGACACATCCAACAGATCCAAACGCTATCGATCCCGCAGGTGGAACTGTTCTGATCACTCCTATTGATCATTCATCTTTCGATAATCATAATGGCGGGGATTTGAATTTTGGTCCTGATGGATTTTTATATTTAACAACCGGCGATGGTGGTGGCGGTGGTGATCCTGCTGAAAATGCACAGAATCCAGCTTCCCTTCTTGGTAAACTTTTAAGAATAGATGTCAATGCAACGATTCCTATCACGCCAACTGTTGTTGATATTGGATTGAGAAATCCTTTCCGCTGGAGCTTTGACAAAAACACAGGTGATGCATGGATCGGCGATGTGGGACAAGGCGCATGGGAAGAGATCAATATTAAACCTGCAGGATCAAGCGGATTGAATTTTGGATGGGATTGTTATGAAGGAAATACGCCGTTCGAAATAACTGCTGATTGTCCGGCAATCGGATCAATTACTTTTCCTTCTCATGTTTATGCCAATCCAGGAGGAGCATCAGTTATAGGTGGATTCGTTTACAGAGGCACTGAGATCGCGGCACTGCAAGGTTCGTATATTGCAACCGATTACTCTAGCGGAAACATTTTTAGAAGAAGTCCTGGTGGTATATGGTTCACACAACCGGGAGGACAAGCAGGAATATCAAGTTTTGGAGAAGCACCCGATGGTACTCTTTATGCAGTCTCACAATTTTCAGATGATCTGTATAAAGTGATCGTTACCGGTGTCTTGCCTGTTAAATTGATCAATTTTTCCGGAAAGAGAAATGATAATATTTCCGAATTAAGTTGGAAGACAGCAACAGAACAAAACACAGCAAGATTCAGAATTGAATTCAGTACTACTGCAAGTAATTTTCAAAATGCAGGAATTGTAATTGCAAGCAGGGATCCAAATGGAAGTAATTATTCCTTTCAGCATCGTTTCAATACCAACTCCGATCTGTATTACAGGCTGGCGATAGAAGAAGATGACGGACAAATTGCTTATTCATCCATTATCAGGCTTTCATCCGGTAAAAAAGGCTTCAAAATATATCCTACAGTTATTAAAAACGGCATATTGAATATTAAAACTGAAATACCTGCATCCAAATTACAGATCTTA